Within the Salvia hispanica cultivar TCC Black 2014 chromosome 4, UniMelb_Shisp_WGS_1.0, whole genome shotgun sequence genome, the region AAACAGTCAACgattttaatagtaattttgaccaacttaagcaatttttaattattttaaggatatatcattaaaataccaaaataagagtattaaaaaagaaaataaagagtaagaaataaatttacaagACTCAGAcaatttttaaacaaaaatgaaaggtCACTCTCTCTCACTTCGACGGCGCTGTTGTTCTCCGAGCGGCGAGCGACGGGACGAGAGTTAAGCTAGTTTATCGGCAGAAGGAAGAAATTCtagatggagaaggagaacGATAAGTCGACGGAGAAGGAGAACGAGAAGGGGGAGGGGAATGGGAAGAGCATCTGCCTCTCAAAATCGAATCCGACTGAGAATCGACCGCAACCACCATCTCACGTCGGCCACCACTCTCGCCGGACTTGGTCGTGGAACCTTTGCTGCAGGACGACCGCTCTAGCATTACGAAGTTGAGCCACTAGGGTTCTTCGTTTTTCAGCGGAGGAAGAAGATAAAAGTGGCGGAGTTTTGAACCCTACTGAATGAATCGACTGTTAaaaattggaataaataatttatgatttggAATGAAtaacttactccctccgtcccccattaggagtcacactttgaccggacacgggttttaaaaaatgtaaagaaaagttggttgaaaaagttagtggaatgtgggacccattttttatattaattttataacaaaatgtgagtggattgagttagtggaatgtgagacctacttactatttatggtaaaaatgatgtgtgactcttaattagggacggaccgaaatggaaaagtgtgactcttaatcagggacggagggagtatgattttatttaaaaaaataatttgattattaaataattaaaaattgcttaagttggtcaaaattgtgattaaaatcGTTGACTGTTAAATATTAACAGAATTGTTAACGGAGGatcaattgtgatccgatttgaaatgtaaaggaccaaaaaattcaaacgaTAAAGTCTAgcaccaaaatcataaaatgttCATGACCAATTTTGgtttttactttaaataatttgtaacagaattatctagatataaaattgtacctgaattttattaaatttgatattactCCATGTTACAATAAAATCTAgattataaatttagaaaaatacagaatataaaataataaagtaaaaaattctATAATACAATGTAAGTGTCTTTATATGGATGTGTAGTATCAATGTAGTGTTTCTTAGTTTGTTTGGCCATTACCGTTCAAGCAAAATTATTCCATCATAACTATTAAACTACAATTgtagaataatatatagtaaaatattcaTTGCCGTCAAAAGTTCGGTATTAAACAAATTATGCCctaaaatagtactatcaaatattggggaaaaatatacgTTTTACCAATGTTTCAATTtagtacaaaatatttcaagctaacatatacttcctccgtccaacAATAGCAGTCCCATTTCTAaagggcacgggttttaagaaactTTTAGAGTATGTAATAAATGAtgtgtgatagtggaattTGGGACCAACCTCAATTGTGttaaatttttccttttcatcaTGGAATAGAACTTGtttccttttcatttcttgttttCAATAAGTTCATGgatttaaaatacaaactcaaaaaaaaaaaaaaatgaaacatcaaCAAAAACCAATTGCATTCGATTTCTTCATGGTGGAAATGAGTTTGAAATGAGCTCAAAATACAAAGGGGGAagtgaaattttcaaatttccctCTACAAAGAATTTGAGGgaaattttaacttaaaaaaatacaactaCTAAGCTGCTATAAATACATCACCAACTTTCATTTAATACACCTCCTACCAACTCCAAATCTGAACATCTCCCAAAAAAAACTCAAGAACacttatgtaaatttaaatccCTCAGAAAAAATTCATCATAGGGATGGAAAATGGGCAAAGGCATACCCTACACATCAACAGCAACATCAAGAACAATGTGGTGCAGTTTCTACTCAAGCACAGCCAGGATGGAGTGCTTGCAAGAGGGGCTGTAATGGAGGCAGCAGACACTTTTAACATCAGTAGAAAGACTGTGTACAGACTCTGGAAGTCAGCCAAGGAGCAGATGCAAAGGGGAGAACCTGCAATCATGGAAGGAAAGATTAGAGGGTACCAACATGCTGACAGATTAGACCTCGATGAAGAAAAGGTTAGAAACTTATACATTCTTGAAAGATCTTCCCTTAGAAAAATGGCTGTCAAATTGAATGTGAGCAAGAGCACAATAGGTTCATGGGTGAAGCAAGGTAAACTAAGGCCACATACAAATGCAATTAAACCTGCCCTCACTGATATGAATAAGCTAGCAAGAGTGAGATGGAGCCTTAGTCAACTCCAGCCACAAATAGCTGATGGTAAAGTTCCATATCAAAGCATGCAGAATATAGTGCACATAGATGAGAAGTGGTTCTATATGACCAAGTCATCAGACAGATACTACCTCTTGTCAGGTGAGGAGGAGCCATATAGGTCATGCAAATCCAAAAGATACATCACCAAAGTGATGTTTATGTGTGCTGTCAGTAGGCCACTTTTTGGAAGTGAGGGTCAGACCCTTTATGATGGTAAGGCGGGAATATTTCCCTTCACTGAAGTTGTGCCAGCACAAAGAAAGTCAAAGAATAGGCCAAGAGGAACCATGGAAACCAAGGCAATCCATTCAGTGACAAAGCCAGTTATGAGGGACTGCCTTCTCCACAAGGTATGCAACTTTTCCATACTATCAGATCTTTAAAACTCAATCTAGATCATCATTTAGCTATGTTGTCTTTGATTCATGCCAGATTATACCTGCAATTAAGGCCAAGTGGCCTGTTTGGGCAAGTAAAGAGATTTACATTCAGCAAGACAATGCCACACCACACATAACTGCCATGGATCCAGAGTTTCAGGCTATTGCCAATTCAGATGGATTTAAAATCCATCTGATTTGTCAACCAGCTAATTCTCCTGATACTAACATACTAGACCTTGGTTTTTTTAGAGCAATTCAGTCATTGCAGCATGAGAAACCATGCAAGACTGTTGATGAACTGGTGGGAAATGTGTGTAGCTCTTTTGCAGAGCTGTCACCACAAACCCTTAATAGAGTATTCCTCAGTTTGCAAGCTTGCCTCAGAGAAATCCTACAAATGCAGAGGTGGAAATGGTTACAAAGTTCCACACATCAACAAGGATAGGCTGGAAAGAACTGTGGGACTCCCTAATGTGGTGGAAGTGGAGGAGAATGTGGTGAGAGAAGTGCTGGAATACTTGCAAATGCCAGAAAACAATGATGGATCAATGTATGACATTGGTCCTCTATCAAATGCATTTGGCTTATAGGTTTGGCACTGAGgtttttggtgtttttgtCAGTCCCTATTGTATATGAAGTAGCATGGTCTGATCTTTTTGGTGTGTTGGTCAGTCCCTACTGTATATGGAATGGGGTGGCCTGATCTTTTTGGTGTGTTGGTCAGGCCCTAGAATATTTAGGCTAAGGGGTGTCtagtgtttttgttttttggtgtATAGAATAGTGCAAAGATGATGTAAATGCACAAACTTATCTAATGATATCAGGCCctcaaaaatttcatcatggGCAGCAGCATAAGCCTCTAAACCTGATTAGGGGTGGCTTATAAACATAGGACAACCAAGACAACAAAATTCAGGGACATATCAGCCTGCCAGGAACACAAACCAACAACATATGCAACAATAGTTCATCTTCAAGGCCCTCAGATAATTATAACAACATAAGACGTGACAAAGAGCAAACAATTTCATCATAGGGCAACAACATAAGCCTCCAAACCATAGTAGGGGTGGCTTATACACATAAGACAAACACCTCAGCCAATTTCAGGGACACATCATCCAGCCAAGAACACAAACCAACATCTTATGCAACAATTCAACATCTTTAAGGCCCTCAGATAATAATAACAACATAACATATgacaaattcaaacaatttcaTCATAGGGCAGAAGCATAAGCCTCTAAACCATATTAGGGGTGGCTTAATCACATAGGACAAACACATTAGGGACAAAATCAGGCAGCCAACAACACAAACCAGCATCAATGTCAACAATACAAGAGCTTCAAGGACCTCAGATTATAATATCAGCATAAGACATGACAAAGAGCAAACAATTTCATCATAGGGCAGCAGCATAAGCCTCCAAACCATAGTAGGGGTGGCTTAATCACATAGGACTACCACATCAGGGACAAATTCAGGCAGCCAATTACACAAATTTAGGCAGCCAACAACACAAATAAGCCAACCAGCAAAACattccataaataaaatctGATCAAGAACACCAATTTCATCATACggcagtagatagcaataaatcCTTAAACCTCCTAACCCAAATTGGGTGTGGCTTAATCACATTAAATTTCAAACCCTAAATACTCAAAAACCAAGAACCTCCGAACCCTAGATAGAGGGTGGTTCTCAGACCAGATCCGCCATGCCGGGCAAGAGGATAATGAGGAACTCCTTGAACCACTCCATCTCCTCAACCGGACACCTCCGACGTTTGACCCTCGGAGTTTCAGGGACAACAGTAGCCGGAGGGCTTTCATAACTCGGCGTATCAGGGACATAGAGATCGGGATCAATCTGGGAATCTGGCGTGTCGGGGAAACTGAGCTCAGAATCAAGCTGGGAATCCGGCAAAACAGGAACAATGAGCTCAGAATCAAGCTCCAAATCCGGCAAAACAGGAAGAATGAGCAGCTCAGAATCAGTCACCATCGACAATGGATCTTCGAGATCTGGGGTTTCAAGGAGCATAGACGGCTGGGATTCAGTCCACGAAGAGTCTTCGACCATCGGAGTTTCAGGAACCACGGTGGACATCGAATCACACGCCTCCGGCGTCGGAGACGGACGACGAAACCGTGGGAGTTGAATATGCTCTCCCAAGGATTTTATCCCATAGATGGGGCTTAGAGTTTCAGATGGGCTGAGATCCATGTGAGATAGGAGGGATATCGTCGGAGGAGGCGGTGGTTAGGAGGGATTTTGtcggaggaggcggcggcggtaGATTAGGGTTCTAGAGAGTGAACGAGAGAGATGGAGTaattgagagagtgagagaagtGAGAGAGTAAATGGAGTGAGTGagtgtataattttaatggttttggtttaaaaaagtgaaaagagggatattttccaaatatggtaagtgataaggctaatttcatgcatcggttatatggtgaaaagcgttacattttgctgggtccaacacgtttcctaagccaggtatGTGAtagaatcgctagatcgagggAATGCCGAAGGAAACAAtctagcgaaggaatgaagtGAAATGAGCAGActtcaaaggaaaaaaaggcgtgacggagggagtcagtagctgagggcaacaaagtctatctatacctcgctgggccccactccgacgcctataaatagaagagcatgcaacacacgaAAGAGGACTCTATCACTTTTTTGctcactcttagctcacacacataacacacacttgggaatgggagatttGGGGTAGTTTGGGTTACGAAGGGGTTCATTTCTTCAGAAGTTtcagttgcaacaccgtccgcgtgtgggcgaagatacaatctctttaaatttcagttgtttttgcacttttgcggtcgaacttcacttttgggagtcgacttggcTGTTGATGTTACTTGTTATCCTTTCGCTTCTGTTGGTTTGCgtttatttgtgatatttcaagttgatttacgtagatcttgctgttgagagtttattttaacaagttttatgtcgatctctgtttttattttgatgctGTGGTactcgatctgggaatttggtgatagatctgtggtttgttgatttattggaGGTTGTCGTTAAAaatctgaagttatgaaatgtttatgttggttggagtttgtgtcagacgcttggatccggagtggatttagcgtctgaggttggatccaAAGTGAGAAAGGGGAGTTGTtggatggatttgagttttccgcttgtttcttgttttacttcgtctagcatctgtagatctgtttagttcttcattgttatgcatcaaattggtttagatttagtttgcaCTGTtctgatttcgttcatgttgtttttcttatgagtttttttggcgcaatttggttgaagaagatgatgtcgctgttagttagtaccagagttagttattctgccagcttttcgtccgtactctgctttttcattcatggtccccacagtcagtttgtttcccgagtctaggtaattaga harbors:
- the LOC125220885 gene encoding uncharacterized protein LOC125220885, which gives rise to MENGQRHTLHINSNIKNNVVQFLLKHSQDGVLARGAVMEAADTFNISRKTVYRLWKSAKEQMQRGEPAIMEGKIRGYQHADRLDLDEEKVRNLYILERSSLRKMAVKLNVSKSTIGSWVKQGKLRPHTNAIKPALTDMNKLARVRWSLSQLQPQIADGKVPYQSMQNIVHIDEKWFYMTKSSDRYYLLSGEEEPYRSCKSKRYITKVMFMCAVSRPLFGSEGQTLYDGKAGIFPFTEVVPAQRKSKNRPRGTMETKAIHSVTKPVMRDCLLHKIIPAIKAKWPVWASKEIYIQQDNATPHITAMDPEFQAIANSDGFKIHLICQPANSPDTNILDLALLQSCHHKPLIEYSSVCKLASEKSYKCRGGNGYKVPHINKDRLERTVGLPNVVEVEENVVREVLEYLQMPENNDGSMYDIGPLSNAFGL